One Paenibacillus riograndensis SBR5 DNA segment encodes these proteins:
- a CDS encoding type I polyketide synthase has protein sequence MSVVQTYIFEQVKQHKLTQEEAKQMLRELKSEGAKKEDIAIIGISCRLPKASNTDEYWSNLMGGLDCKVEFQKEMIEHIKPIVNNKAYADFMGARFISEEEAEDCKMGGYLEDVDKFDAELFNISPKEAKAMDPSHRVLLETVWTAIEDAGYAGDKIYGSQTSLYVGKDHVNDTLYRYVTEDESTSMTGNWPGLMAGRINYLLNLKGNSMVLDSACSSGLLGVHLACNALKNKECEMAIVSAISLGIFPRFSTARKSMMESQDDRVKTFDKNADGTFFSDGVAAVILKPLSKARQDGDNIYAVIKGSAVNNDGASNGLTAPNAVAQEEVLLKAWEDAQIDPGTIQYIEAHGTGTKLGDPIEIKGLTNAFAKHTDKAQFCGIGSVKANIGHTVAVSGLASLIKVVLSMKHNVIPSSIHFKEPNSLINFIKSPVFVTEKPLQWPKSVLPRRAGINSFGFVGTNAHVVVEEAPDQAATSEAAGPEYEIFTVSAKTEHSLRQLIHQYAEFFRQGTETNLSNICYTAKTGRGHYAYRLALIVKSYEELEQKISKLASNGLSDISGKGVYYDCHKIGSDRKQVRDQGEITLSEHRKLNSKAGSLLEEIVNDTSGYLILNLAEICNLYVKGAKVEWSLMYRDNKRRIVSLPTYQFDRVMYWGEVKDRRSELEVSVKNISHPLIDQCLADSMDETIYSTTFNVNTHWVLSDHKIMGVSVIPGTTYLEMGRKACSRLYHTDYLELRDVFFFTPLSVGQTEDKQVHTIVKKEKGYTRFIIASQEQGKWITHAEGKAYNPADESKDAERLIFDLAAARNDSRKETIKVKYEDTSLSSKVFSFGPRWLNFKEVILDHNEQLVELELSEAFKGDLEELILHPSLLDNAANVFIGEDDDDSTFLPLSYKNIKIYSAMPQHFYAYVQKKSGNKETKTCDIQLIDMQGRIFVEIKDYVLKKVNHLLTLFKENDDLSGAFYRLNWVQAEPAAEGRRGHEGTVLVFKDTQGIYENIAGPLQNKAADTIQVEFGEAYKRLTPNHYVIQGTENDYINLMNEIKDRNIRQILHLSSITGEAAATCADLADQQNRSLHSLFYLAKSISSNKIKENIDVVLISDNVTEVTGHEQEINPLGAALFGLGTVLTQEFKNIHCRALDVDRETPAELISEEIQRIESKYQVALRSGKRYTCELDRHEPEHQEEQGLEIKEQGVYIITGGTGGIGLEIARYLAGKNAVHIALMNRSKLPEAASWDQLIQENPEHKLSRKLQAIKDIRESGSEVSCYSCDIADPDQVNEVVQDLKGKYGRIHGIFHCAGVAGEGFTFRKPKAVFNEVVSPKVTGTWILDQATREENLEFFILFSSINAIFGGSGQGDYTAANAYLDSFSYSRNKRGARTISINWPAWSEVGIAADYGITEESSVFHMLTVKQALNFMDEMAAGGITHAIPGSLNRPLLASVQDQLPFTLSGAIRSKLKGTGRTRTEPKETPEIEAAGDIVLKGKGTEYSETEKNIAQMYSLILDMHELDLYESFNAMGGDSIMATQLLKLIDKKYPDIVDISDIFTYSSVVELAEYIDRESHRSTPPAPVKAETVSEPVEQELRDLIENLKKGTIDVQDGLKMLEN, from the coding sequence ATGAGCGTGGTTCAAACCTATATCTTTGAGCAGGTCAAACAGCATAAGCTTACACAGGAAGAAGCGAAGCAAATGCTTAGGGAGCTGAAAAGCGAAGGTGCCAAAAAAGAAGACATCGCGATCATAGGCATCTCGTGCAGGCTGCCCAAAGCAAGCAATACCGATGAGTATTGGAGCAATCTGATGGGCGGATTGGACTGCAAGGTGGAATTCCAGAAAGAAATGATCGAGCATATCAAACCCATTGTGAATAATAAAGCCTATGCGGATTTTATGGGAGCCCGGTTTATTTCAGAGGAAGAAGCGGAAGATTGCAAAATGGGCGGGTATCTGGAGGATGTGGACAAGTTTGATGCAGAGCTTTTTAATATTTCTCCCAAAGAAGCCAAAGCCATGGACCCTTCCCATAGAGTGCTGCTGGAAACCGTCTGGACAGCCATAGAAGATGCCGGTTATGCCGGCGACAAAATATATGGCAGCCAAACCTCCTTGTACGTAGGCAAGGATCATGTCAATGATACGTTATACCGCTATGTTACAGAGGATGAATCCACAAGCATGACAGGCAACTGGCCAGGGTTAATGGCGGGGCGGATTAATTATCTGTTGAATCTGAAGGGAAACTCTATGGTGCTGGACTCCGCGTGCAGTTCGGGCTTGTTAGGCGTACACCTGGCTTGCAATGCGCTGAAGAACAAAGAATGTGAAATGGCTATTGTCAGTGCGATTTCTCTGGGGATATTCCCGCGGTTCAGTACAGCCCGCAAGTCAATGATGGAATCGCAGGATGACCGGGTGAAGACCTTCGATAAAAATGCTGACGGCACATTTTTCAGCGACGGTGTTGCTGCGGTTATTCTGAAACCATTGAGCAAAGCCAGACAGGACGGAGACAATATCTACGCCGTCATTAAGGGAAGTGCGGTCAATAATGACGGTGCTTCGAACGGATTGACTGCTCCGAATGCGGTAGCACAGGAAGAGGTTCTTCTCAAAGCCTGGGAGGATGCGCAAATTGACCCCGGGACGATCCAATATATTGAAGCGCACGGCACAGGAACCAAGCTGGGAGACCCCATAGAAATCAAAGGACTCACGAATGCGTTCGCCAAACATACCGACAAAGCCCAGTTCTGCGGAATAGGTTCAGTGAAGGCCAACATTGGCCATACAGTCGCCGTCTCGGGTCTGGCTTCCTTAATCAAGGTTGTTCTGTCCATGAAGCATAATGTAATTCCCTCCAGTATTCATTTCAAAGAGCCTAATTCACTGATTAATTTCATCAAATCACCGGTGTTTGTCACGGAGAAGCCGCTGCAATGGCCCAAAAGTGTACTGCCCAGAAGAGCAGGGATCAATTCTTTTGGATTTGTGGGAACCAATGCTCATGTGGTGGTGGAAGAAGCGCCTGATCAGGCGGCAACCAGCGAGGCTGCAGGCCCGGAGTATGAAATATTCACAGTATCTGCGAAGACAGAGCATTCTTTGCGCCAGCTGATTCACCAATACGCCGAATTCTTCAGACAGGGAACGGAAACCAATCTGAGCAACATTTGCTATACCGCCAAAACGGGACGGGGCCATTATGCGTACCGGTTAGCGCTGATTGTGAAAAGCTATGAAGAGCTTGAACAGAAAATCAGTAAGCTGGCCTCTAACGGGTTAAGCGATATTTCCGGCAAGGGAGTGTATTATGATTGCCACAAAATTGGATCTGACCGGAAGCAGGTCAGGGACCAGGGTGAAATTACACTGTCGGAACACAGAAAACTGAACAGCAAGGCCGGCAGTCTCCTGGAGGAGATTGTAAATGACACGAGCGGGTATCTGATTCTGAATCTGGCGGAAATCTGCAATTTATATGTGAAAGGGGCCAAGGTTGAATGGAGCCTGATGTACCGGGACAATAAAAGAAGAATCGTATCCTTGCCCACATACCAATTCGATAGAGTGATGTATTGGGGGGAAGTGAAAGATAGAAGATCTGAATTGGAGGTGTCTGTAAAAAATATCAGCCATCCTTTGATTGACCAGTGCCTGGCGGATTCCATGGATGAAACGATCTATTCTACTACATTCAATGTCAACACACACTGGGTGTTAAGCGACCACAAAATTATGGGGGTCAGCGTGATTCCGGGAACAACCTATTTGGAAATGGGAAGAAAAGCATGCTCCCGGCTGTACCATACGGATTATCTGGAGCTAAGGGATGTGTTCTTTTTTACACCGCTCTCGGTAGGGCAAACAGAAGACAAGCAGGTACACACCATCGTGAAGAAAGAAAAGGGATATACCCGTTTCATTATTGCCAGTCAGGAGCAAGGCAAGTGGATCACACATGCGGAAGGAAAAGCTTACAATCCAGCAGATGAATCCAAGGATGCCGAGCGCTTGATCTTCGATTTGGCTGCCGCCCGGAATGACAGCAGGAAAGAAACCATCAAGGTTAAGTATGAAGATACCAGCTTGAGCAGCAAAGTATTCTCCTTCGGCCCGCGTTGGCTGAATTTCAAAGAAGTCATCCTTGATCATAACGAACAGCTGGTAGAACTGGAATTATCCGAAGCCTTCAAGGGAGATCTTGAGGAACTGATCCTTCACCCTTCGCTGCTGGATAATGCGGCAAATGTGTTCATTGGAGAGGATGATGACGACAGCACTTTTCTCCCGCTATCCTACAAGAATATCAAGATCTACTCTGCAATGCCTCAGCATTTCTATGCCTATGTCCAGAAAAAGTCAGGTAACAAGGAAACTAAGACATGTGATATTCAGTTGATCGATATGCAGGGCAGGATTTTTGTGGAAATCAAGGACTATGTACTGAAAAAGGTCAATCATTTGCTGACGCTTTTTAAAGAAAACGACGATTTGAGCGGGGCCTTCTATCGTTTGAATTGGGTTCAGGCCGAGCCTGCAGCGGAAGGCCGCAGAGGTCATGAAGGAACGGTACTGGTATTCAAAGACACACAAGGAATCTATGAGAATATTGCCGGGCCATTGCAGAATAAAGCTGCGGATACGATTCAGGTTGAGTTCGGAGAAGCCTACAAGAGGCTGACCCCTAACCATTATGTGATTCAGGGTACAGAGAATGACTACATCAACCTAATGAATGAAATCAAAGATCGTAATATACGGCAAATTCTTCATTTATCCTCCATCACCGGGGAGGCGGCGGCAACTTGTGCGGATTTGGCGGATCAGCAGAACCGGAGCTTGCACAGCCTTTTCTATTTAGCCAAGAGTATCAGCAGCAATAAGATTAAAGAGAATATTGATGTGGTCCTAATCTCTGACAATGTAACGGAAGTGACGGGACATGAGCAGGAGATCAATCCGCTGGGCGCTGCATTGTTCGGCCTGGGCACAGTACTTACGCAGGAGTTCAAGAACATTCATTGCAGAGCGCTTGATGTGGATAGGGAAACTCCGGCAGAGCTTATCAGTGAAGAGATTCAACGTATTGAATCCAAGTATCAGGTAGCGCTCAGAAGCGGCAAGCGTTATACCTGTGAGCTGGACCGGCATGAGCCTGAGCATCAAGAAGAGCAGGGGCTGGAGATTAAGGAGCAAGGTGTGTATATCATCACAGGGGGCACAGGCGGCATAGGACTGGAAATTGCCAGATACTTGGCAGGGAAGAACGCAGTCCATATCGCATTAATGAACCGTTCCAAGCTGCCGGAAGCAGCATCCTGGGATCAGCTGATTCAGGAGAATCCGGAGCATAAGCTCTCCCGGAAGCTCCAAGCGATCAAAGACATCCGGGAATCGGGTTCCGAAGTCAGTTGCTACAGCTGCGACATTGCCGATCCGGATCAGGTTAATGAAGTGGTTCAGGATCTCAAAGGAAAATACGGCCGGATCCATGGCATATTCCACTGTGCAGGGGTTGCAGGGGAAGGTTTTACCTTTAGAAAGCCCAAGGCAGTATTTAATGAGGTTGTGAGTCCCAAAGTGACCGGCACGTGGATATTGGACCAGGCAACCAGGGAGGAAAATCTGGAGTTCTTTATCCTCTTCTCATCGATTAATGCCATCTTTGGCGGCTCAGGGCAGGGTGATTATACTGCAGCGAATGCCTACCTGGACTCCTTCTCATATTCCCGCAATAAAAGAGGTGCGCGTACTATATCGATCAATTGGCCGGCGTGGAGCGAAGTGGGAATTGCAGCCGACTATGGAATTACCGAGGAATCATCGGTGTTTCATATGTTAACGGTAAAGCAAGCGCTGAATTTTATGGATGAGATGGCAGCAGGCGGCATTACCCATGCTATTCCGGGAAGCCTGAACCGCCCTTTGCTGGCATCCGTTCAAGACCAACTGCCATTTACTTTGTCTGGAGCGATCAGAAGCAAGCTGAAGGGTACGGGAAGAACAAGAACGGAACCCAAGGAAACCCCTGAAATAGAGGCAGCGGGTGATATTGTTCTCAAAGGGAAGGGAACGGAATACTCCGAAACAGAGAAAAATATCGCACAAATGTACTCCCTGATCCTCGATATGCACGAATTGGATCTGTATGAAAGCTTCAATGCCATGGGGGGAGACTCGATTATGGCAACTCAATTACTGAAGCTGATCGATAAAAAATACCCGGATATCGTTGATATCTCCGATATTTTCACCTATTCGTCGGTAGTTGAGCTGGCGGAATATATTGACCGGGAATCCCATAGAAGCACCCCGCCGGCACCGGTAAAAGCAGAAACGGTTAGCGAGCCTGTGGAGCAGGAGCTGAGAGATTTAATTGAGAACCTGAAAAAAGGCACGATCGATGTTCAGGATGGTTTGAAGATGCTAGAGAACTAA
- the fabD gene encoding ACP S-malonyltransferase, producing the protein MSKIAFLFSGQGSQYVGMGKSLYDNFSIAKETYAEASEVLGFDLGRLCFEGSSSELSRTENTQPAILAASIAQYRVYMQEIGEQPCYAAGHSLGEYSALAAAGAIEFADAVKLVRARGLYMKEAAETGAGAMAAIRDVEDSVIEEECRTLSAQGRIIGISNYNGNKDIVVSGEAQAVERLVEVLKNQGAQIFKLNVSAAFHSPIMEPAAVKLNRELGNYNFSQPQYQVISNVSALPYEDKGQIRDILTQQIVNPVNWYATMKYLERNGIDTAIEFGPKATLRNLVRNNTGIAAYSYDKQEDIEEIQAALLPEKGTSNSSSTFTLISRSLGISVATKNNNWNNEEYTRGVIEPYERIAKLQAELEETGKQPTVEQMHQAVDMLRSVFQTKQTPKEEQIERFNQLFQETNTRKYFENFSV; encoded by the coding sequence ATGTCAAAAATAGCATTTCTCTTCTCAGGCCAAGGCTCCCAGTATGTGGGGATGGGCAAAAGCCTCTATGATAACTTCAGTATTGCCAAAGAAACCTATGCTGAGGCTAGTGAGGTTTTGGGATTTGATCTGGGCAGGCTCTGTTTTGAAGGCAGTTCAAGTGAGTTATCCCGGACAGAAAATACACAGCCGGCCATATTGGCAGCAAGCATAGCCCAGTACAGGGTATATATGCAGGAAATTGGAGAACAGCCCTGCTATGCCGCCGGCCACAGTCTGGGTGAATACTCCGCTCTGGCAGCCGCAGGGGCGATTGAATTTGCAGATGCTGTCAAGCTGGTCAGAGCCAGAGGCTTGTATATGAAGGAAGCGGCAGAAACTGGAGCAGGAGCCATGGCGGCGATCAGGGATGTGGAGGACAGCGTCATTGAGGAGGAGTGCAGAACGCTCTCTGCCCAGGGAAGAATTATTGGGATTTCCAACTATAACGGGAACAAGGATATTGTAGTCTCGGGAGAAGCGCAGGCTGTTGAACGTCTTGTTGAGGTCCTGAAAAATCAAGGAGCACAAATCTTCAAACTGAATGTCAGCGCAGCCTTCCATTCTCCAATCATGGAACCGGCAGCAGTGAAATTAAACCGTGAGCTGGGCAATTACAATTTCAGTCAGCCTCAATATCAGGTGATATCCAATGTGTCCGCATTGCCTTATGAGGATAAAGGGCAGATCAGGGATATCCTGACACAGCAGATCGTAAATCCGGTGAACTGGTATGCGACAATGAAATATCTGGAGCGGAACGGGATAGACACCGCCATTGAATTTGGGCCCAAAGCGACGTTAAGAAATCTGGTCAGAAACAATACAGGGATTGCTGCTTACAGCTATGACAAACAGGAGGATATCGAAGAAATTCAAGCAGCTCTGCTGCCAGAGAAAGGAACCTCCAATTCGTCAAGCACGTTCACTCTGATCTCCCGCAGCCTCGGAATCTCTGTAGCCACCAAAAATAACAATTGGAACAACGAAGAATATACGCGCGGGGTCATCGAGCCGTATGAACGGATCGCGAAGCTTCAGGCTGAGCTTGAGGAAACGGGAAAACAGCCCACGGTAGAACAAATGCATCAGGCTGTAGACATGCTGAGATCCGTCTTTCAAACGAAGCAGACCCCAAAGGAAGAGCAGATCGAACGGTTCAACCAATTGTTTCAGGAGACAAATACCCGGAAATATTTCGAAAATTTCAGTGTATAA
- a CDS encoding type I polyketide synthase, protein MKNGFISLKELKASAFTASTLESEDRLLRDSAVKPMSESDIAIIGMSGKFGEANDLRAFWEVLLKGKECIREIPLHRKADADRYLEFSGGKSPHEDTQYTRIAYLDEIDKFDCGFFGILPNEAKLIDPRQRLFLESAWSTLEDAGYGGGKLCGSKTGVYVGLSSDGSNEYFKLIEQGDPSLIGLSTAGNIKSVIAGRLAYILDFKGPSMMIDTACSSSLVALHVACQAIKNHECEAALVGGVNIKIFPKTEEENNLNIGITSSDSSIRTFDDQADGTNSGEGVAAVLIKPLDKAIRDRDHIYAVIKGSAVNQDGSSVGITAPNMTAQENVITDAWKEARIDPQTVTYWEAHGTGTKLGDPIEVHAIHRAFNRFTDRKQFCAIGSVKTNIGHLDSLAGLAGLIKAVMAIQYRKIPPSLHFKVPNRNIQFSSSPVYVNDQTTDWKGYDGVYRCGISSFGLSGTNAHVVLEGPPPLEQRQDEVPANHIFTVSAKTEASLEKLILNYLEFLGKEQELRISDLCYTVNTGRLPNQCRIAMIVSSTEELIRKLKLLARNGAGTYKAEDIYYRKLERNLKFIGKSMTGSGGLTESSHKSIADLQLLCGAYCDGADMDFEGIYRQLDCRKVSWPTYAFEQKRLWVELPESRRSLTAARTRHPLLQERAVSSLNLEVYVSYLNVQDFWVLNEHQVNDACVIPGTAYLDMAKEIGTRHFGEARDIILSDVSFLNLLKVEKDEVKEIHTIVNIKDDALKFTVASRASAAEEWIKHAEAWIGRKERQPHTTYDIETLKTTYDSVYAIRRNQSWPVIEESSYTSVQYVEDTNRPESIINVGGRWKCTNAIYRSKEGVLCELEIQAEYAEDLEQFYLHPAMMDCAVNAGTFTINEDTYLPYYYKEFRIFGPTPKKFYSYITKKNNENEETGKFDLLLLNEQGEVFGEISSYIVKRVHSFTPLEQPSAQKSIYHKLGWVEKNEYKLLRRSEANGGILLFHNQAKLAGEIIASLRQAGKKVIEAIPGQAFSERGEQAYSLGGRQEDYDKLFAAIELQKISQIIHLMTIQDHSAEGGHQQLEYNLKLGLDSLFYLSQSIMKHPNDPVELVLFAEHVHRISGSETAVNPHHAAFFGLGKVLGKEYSKLNVRCIDIDGETRAAECIREINGEKQVELVGYREGRPYVQELQAVPVPALPDQQAEIKKDGVYIITGGLGGLGLEVARYLSSLAKVNLILVGRSGLSHPIDPGSKNHTRTEIMNHIRANGSNVDCYQADVADEREMQAMLAQLRQRYTSINGIFHCAGVAGEGFIFRKDKAAFDRVTRPKIQGTRILDKLTAEDKLDFFVMFSSITSLSGSMGQADYTAANAYLDSYAEYRSLIKPEQKTLTINWCGWKDTGMLADYRNKLGKEAGTEENQNEQGFKNIGTREAIEALNVVLNKEISKVIIGELDDKVFGLYKDQITFSLAPEIAARIRPTRPKAPGHTGLPPVPMEHRDYSGIESAIVKAWVKVLGLEQININDKFYDLGGDSISAIYLVKEIGKVFPSLIDISDIFTYPSISEMSDYIQSLLEDRNGHAAGSVQPVTSEEETEEDLDGILSKLASGELEVSEANQLLYSGQKS, encoded by the coding sequence ATGAAAAATGGTTTTATCAGCTTAAAGGAGCTGAAAGCTTCGGCTTTCACCGCCAGCACCCTTGAATCCGAAGATAGGCTTCTTCGGGACTCCGCAGTGAAGCCGATGTCTGAGAGCGACATTGCCATTATCGGCATGTCCGGCAAGTTCGGTGAGGCTAATGACCTGCGGGCCTTCTGGGAGGTCCTTCTGAAAGGAAAAGAGTGCATCCGAGAAATCCCCCTGCACAGGAAAGCGGACGCTGACAGATATCTCGAATTCAGCGGGGGGAAGTCTCCACATGAAGACACCCAGTATACGAGGATTGCGTACCTGGATGAGATCGATAAATTTGACTGCGGTTTTTTTGGAATACTGCCCAATGAAGCCAAGCTGATTGATCCCAGACAGAGGCTGTTTTTGGAATCAGCCTGGAGTACCTTGGAAGACGCAGGTTATGGCGGGGGGAAATTATGCGGAAGCAAGACAGGAGTTTATGTAGGTCTGAGCAGTGACGGCAGCAACGAATATTTCAAGCTGATTGAGCAAGGTGATCCGTCATTGATCGGTCTGTCGACCGCGGGGAACATCAAGTCCGTCATCGCCGGCAGATTGGCTTATATTTTGGATTTCAAAGGCCCTTCCATGATGATTGATACGGCCTGTTCATCCTCTCTGGTTGCGCTGCATGTGGCCTGCCAAGCTATAAAAAATCATGAATGTGAGGCCGCCCTGGTCGGGGGTGTCAATATTAAGATATTTCCCAAGACGGAAGAGGAGAACAACCTGAACATCGGGATTACCTCCTCGGACTCCAGTATTAGAACTTTCGATGATCAGGCGGATGGCACCAACAGCGGGGAAGGCGTTGCGGCAGTTCTGATCAAACCGCTGGACAAGGCGATCCGGGACCGGGATCATATTTATGCAGTGATTAAGGGGAGTGCCGTCAATCAAGACGGCAGCTCTGTGGGAATTACGGCTCCCAACATGACTGCACAGGAAAATGTAATTACAGACGCTTGGAAAGAAGCGCGTATTGACCCCCAAACGGTTACCTATTGGGAAGCACATGGTACGGGTACCAAGCTGGGAGACCCAATTGAGGTTCATGCCATACACCGGGCCTTCAACCGGTTCACAGACCGTAAGCAGTTTTGCGCCATCGGCTCCGTGAAGACCAATATCGGCCATCTGGACAGTCTGGCAGGGCTGGCGGGACTGATCAAGGCAGTGATGGCCATACAGTATAGAAAAATCCCGCCCAGCCTGCATTTCAAAGTTCCCAACCGGAATATCCAATTCAGCAGCTCACCGGTGTATGTGAACGATCAGACCACCGATTGGAAGGGCTATGACGGGGTGTACAGATGCGGGATCAGCAGCTTCGGCCTTAGCGGAACCAATGCCCATGTCGTCCTGGAGGGGCCTCCCCCGCTGGAGCAGCGCCAGGACGAAGTCCCGGCCAATCATATTTTTACCGTGTCTGCCAAAACTGAAGCGTCATTGGAGAAACTGATTTTGAATTATTTAGAGTTTCTCGGCAAGGAACAAGAATTAAGAATAAGTGACCTCTGCTACACCGTCAATACCGGAAGGCTTCCTAATCAATGCAGAATCGCAATGATCGTTTCGTCCACCGAGGAATTGATCCGCAAGCTGAAGCTGCTGGCCCGTAATGGAGCGGGAACCTATAAAGCTGAAGATATCTATTACCGGAAACTGGAGCGGAACCTGAAATTTATAGGTAAAAGCATGACCGGCAGCGGAGGTTTAACAGAATCATCCCACAAGTCCATAGCAGATTTACAGCTGCTGTGCGGGGCTTATTGTGATGGTGCGGATATGGACTTTGAGGGAATCTACCGCCAGCTCGACTGCAGGAAGGTAAGCTGGCCTACATACGCTTTTGAACAGAAGAGATTATGGGTAGAGCTGCCGGAGTCAAGGAGATCCCTGACTGCCGCCCGGACCAGACACCCTCTGCTGCAAGAACGGGCTGTTAGCTCACTGAATTTGGAAGTCTACGTTTCCTATTTGAATGTACAGGATTTTTGGGTCCTGAATGAACATCAGGTTAATGACGCCTGCGTGATTCCAGGCACGGCATACTTGGATATGGCGAAAGAAATAGGGACAAGGCATTTCGGCGAGGCGCGGGATATTATTTTGAGCGATGTCAGCTTTTTAAACCTATTGAAGGTAGAGAAGGATGAAGTCAAAGAAATTCATACTATCGTTAATATTAAGGATGATGCTTTGAAATTCACAGTCGCCAGCAGAGCATCTGCAGCGGAAGAGTGGATTAAGCATGCTGAGGCCTGGATTGGCAGGAAGGAAAGGCAGCCGCACACAACCTATGACATCGAGACCCTAAAAACAACCTATGATTCGGTGTATGCCATTCGCCGCAATCAAAGCTGGCCGGTGATTGAGGAATCCAGCTATACTTCCGTTCAATACGTAGAGGATACCAACCGGCCGGAGAGCATTATTAACGTGGGCGGACGGTGGAAATGCACCAATGCAATCTATAGAAGCAAGGAAGGGGTATTGTGTGAGCTGGAGATTCAAGCAGAATATGCGGAAGATCTGGAGCAGTTCTATCTGCATCCTGCCATGATGGATTGTGCGGTAAATGCAGGTACTTTTACGATCAATGAGGATACCTACCTGCCTTACTATTACAAAGAATTTAGAATCTTTGGCCCTACGCCCAAGAAATTTTACAGTTATATCACCAAGAAGAACAATGAAAATGAGGAAACAGGGAAATTTGATCTGCTGCTCCTGAATGAACAGGGGGAAGTATTCGGGGAAATCAGCAGTTATATTGTCAAAAGGGTTCATAGCTTCACGCCGCTTGAACAACCGTCCGCTCAGAAGTCCATCTATCATAAGCTTGGCTGGGTGGAGAAGAATGAATACAAGCTGCTCCGCCGCAGTGAGGCTAACGGGGGGATTCTCCTGTTTCACAATCAGGCCAAACTGGCGGGGGAAATTATAGCTTCCTTGCGGCAGGCAGGTAAAAAGGTGATCGAGGCCATACCGGGACAGGCCTTTTCCGAGCGGGGGGAGCAAGCTTATAGCTTGGGCGGGCGGCAAGAGGATTACGATAAGCTGTTCGCTGCAATTGAACTGCAAAAAATCAGTCAAATCATTCATTTGATGACGATCCAAGATCATTCCGCAGAAGGCGGTCACCAGCAACTTGAGTACAACCTGAAGCTTGGGCTGGACAGTTTATTCTATTTATCCCAATCGATCATGAAGCATCCGAATGATCCGGTAGAGCTTGTATTATTCGCAGAGCATGTCCACCGGATCAGCGGTTCAGAAACGGCAGTCAACCCGCATCATGCAGCCTTCTTTGGCCTCGGGAAGGTGCTGGGGAAGGAATATTCCAAGCTGAATGTAAGGTGCATAGATATTGATGGAGAGACCCGTGCAGCAGAATGTATCCGCGAGATCAACGGAGAAAAGCAGGTGGAGCTTGTGGGGTACAGAGAGGGAAGACCTTATGTTCAGGAACTGCAAGCCGTTCCTGTGCCGGCATTGCCGGATCAGCAAGCAGAGATCAAGAAGGACGGCGTATATATCATTACCGGCGGTCTGGGCGGATTGGGACTGGAAGTTGCCCGGTATCTCTCTTCCCTGGCGAAGGTTAACCTGATTCTGGTGGGCCGCTCCGGCTTGAGCCATCCAATTGATCCGGGCAGCAAGAATCATACCAGGACAGAGATCATGAATCACATTAGAGCGAACGGTTCGAATGTGGACTGCTATCAGGCGGATGTAGCGGACGAACGGGAGATGCAAGCTATGCTGGCGCAATTAAGGCAGCGGTATACAAGCATTAATGGCATTTTCCATTGTGCGGGTGTTGCGGGGGAGGGCTTCATCTTTAGAAAAGATAAAGCGGCCTTTGATCGTGTGACCAGGCCCAAAATTCAGGGGACCCGGATCTTGGATAAGCTGACTGCAGAGGACAAGCTGGACTTTTTTGTAATGTTCTCATCCATCACCTCGCTGAGCGGAAGCATGGGACAGGCAGATTACACAGCAGCCAATGCCTACCTGGATTCGTACGCCGAATATAGAAGTCTCATCAAGCCTGAACAGAAGACGCTGACGATCAACTGGTGCGGCTGGAAAGATACCGGGATGCTCGCCGATTACAGGAACAAGCTTGGTAAAGAAGCAGGGACTGAGGAGAATCAGAATGAGCAAGGGTTCAAAAATATCGGAACGCGCGAGGCGATAGAAGCTCTGAATGTAGTCCTGAACAAGGAAATCTCGAAGGTGATTATTGGTGAACTGGATGATAAGGTCTTTGGATTATACAAGGATCAGATCACATTCAGCCTCGCACCAGAGATAGCTGCAAGAATTAGGCCAACCCGGCCCAAGGCTCCTGGTCATACCGGGTTGCCCCCCGTGCCAATGGAGCACAGGGATTATAGCGGGATCGAAAGCGCCATTGTAAAGGCCTGGGTCAAGGTGCTTGGCTTGGAGCAGATCAATATTAACGATAAGTTTTATGATCTGGGGGGAGACTCGATATCGGCGATTTATTTAGTCAAGGAAATCGGGAAGGTGTTCCCGTCGCTGATCGATATCTCTGATATATTCACCTATCCGTCCATCAGTGAAATGTCGGATTATATTCAAAGCCTATTGGAAGACAGGAACGGGCATGCCGCCGGCTCTGTTCAACCGGTGACCAGTGAAGAGGAAACGGAGGAGGATCTCGACGGTATTTTGAGCAAGCTGGCTTCCGGGGAGCTGGAGGTTAGCGAAGCCAACCAATTGCTATATTCCGGTCAAAAATCATAA